A single Phoenix dactylifera cultivar Barhee BC4 chromosome 1, palm_55x_up_171113_PBpolish2nd_filt_p, whole genome shotgun sequence DNA region contains:
- the LOC103713261 gene encoding tubulin beta-1 chain, giving the protein MREILHVQGGQCGNQIGSKFWEVVCDEHGIDPTGRYTGNSDLQLERVNVYYNEASCGRFVPRAVLMDLEPGTMDSVRTGPYGQIFRPDNFVFGQSGAGNNWAKGHYTEGAELIDSVLDVVRKEAENCDCLQGFQVCHSLGGGTGSGMGTLLISKIREEYPDRMMLTFSVFPSPKVSDTVVEPYNATLSVHQLVENADECMVLDNEALYDICFRTLKLTTPSFGDLNHLISATMSGVTCCLRFPGQLNSDLRKLAVNLIPFPRLHFFMVGFAPLTSRGSQQYRALTVPELTQQMWDAKNMMCAADPRHGRYLTASAMFRGKMSTKEVDEQMINVQNKNSSYFVEWIPNNVKSSVCDIPPRGLSMASTFIGNSTSIQEMFRRVSEQFTAMFRRKAFLHWYTGEGMDEMEFTEAESNMNDLVSEYQQYQDATADEEGDYEDEEEEEVPQDM; this is encoded by the exons ATGAGAGAAATCCTTCACGTCCAGGGCGGCCAGTGCGGAAACCAGATCGGTTCCAAGTTCTGGGAAGTGGTGTGCGATGAGCACGGGATCGATCCCACGGGGAGGTACACAGGGAACTCCGATCTCCAACTTGAGCGCGTCAATGTCTACTACAACGAGGCCTCCTGCGGGAGGTTCGTCCCCAGGGCGGTGCTCATGGATCTGGAGCCCGGCACCATGGATAGCGTCCGCACGGGCCCATACGGCCAGATTTTCCGCCCGGATAACTTCGTCTTCGGCCAGTCCGGTGCTGGAAATAACTGGGCCAAGGGGCACTACACTGAGGGTGCCGAGCTCATTGACTCGGTTCTTGATGTGGTGAGAAAGGAGGCTGAGAACTGCGACTGCCTCCAAG GGTTTCAAGTTTGTCACTCACTTGGAGgaggaactggatctggaaTGGGAACACTTCTGATATCAAAGATCAGGGAGGAGTACCCTGATCGGATGATGCTCACATTCTCTGTTTTCCCATCTCCGAAGGTTTCTGACACAGTGGTTGAACCCTATAATGCTACCCTTTCTGTCCACCAGTTGGTGGAGAATGCAGATGAATGCATGGTCCTAGACAATGAGGCTCTCTATGATATCTGCTTCCGCACTCTGAAGCTGACCACTCCTAGCT TTGGAGACTTGAACCACCTCATCTCTGCGACCATGAGTGGGGTCACATGCTGCCTTCGGTTCCCTGGGCAATTGAACTCTGACCTCCGGAAGCTGGCTGTGAACCTGATTCCCTTCCCCCGCCTCCACTTCTTTATGGTTGGCTTTGCCCCCTTGACCTCTCGTGGGTCACAGCAATACCGGGCCCTGACAGTCCCTGAGCTGACCCAGCAGATGTGGGATGCCAAGAACATGATGTGCGCTGCTGATCCTCGGCACGGCCGCTACCTCACTGCATCTGCCATGTTCCGTGGAAAAATGAGCACCAAAGAAGTTGATGAGCAGATGATCAATGTCCAGAACAAGAATTCTTCCTACTTTGTGGAGTGGATCCCCAATAACGTCAAGTCCAGTGTTTGCGACATTCCACCAAGGGGTCTCTCTATGGCCTCCACCTTCATCGGTAACTCAACCTCAATCCAAGAGATGTTCAGGAGGGTGAGCGAGCAGTTCACAGCCATGTTCAGGAGGAAGGCCTTCTTGCACTGGTATACAGGGGAGGGTATGGATGAGATGGAATTCACCGAGGCTGAGAGCAACATGAACGACCTTGTGTCGGAGTATCAGCAGTATCAAGATGCTACTGCTGATGAGGAAGGTGACTATGAGgacgaggaagaagaggaggtgcCCCAGGACATGTGA
- the LOC120112161 gene encoding SKP1-like protein 4 — MEKTSTEAEATVAAQKEVGAPPPEKKVILRSSDDEVFEVGLSAASQSVAIKNMIEDGYADGGIFLFQVTGPVLAKVVEYWKKHAEGGGSSEELKKWDAEYANMEKDLRFQVIEAADYLDTQPLLDCLCQAVADTIENMSVEDCREYMGVENDFTPEEEAEVRAKYSWAFENP, encoded by the coding sequence ATGGAGAAAACCTCGACAGAAGCCGAAGCAACCGTGGCAGCTCAGAAGGAGGTGGGAGCACCTCCTCCGGAGAAGAAGGTGATTCTGAGGAGCTCCGACGACGAGGTGTTCGAGGTGGGACTCTCGGCGGCATCTCAGTCGGTGGCGATCAAGAACATGATCGAAGACGGCTATGCCGACGGCGGTATCTTCCTCTTCCAAGTCACCGGCCCAGTGCTCGCGAAGGTGGTGGAGTACTGGAAGAAGCACGCCGAGGGCGGTGGCAGCTCCGAGGAGCTCAAGAAGTGGGATGCCGAGTACGCGAACATGGAGAAAGATCTCAGGTTCCAAGTCATCGAGGCTGCAGACTATCTCGACACCCAGCCGCTGCTCGACTGCCTGTGCCAGGCGGTGGCCGACACAATCGAGAATATGTCGGTGGAGGATTGTCGCGAGTACATGGGAGTCGAAAACGATTTCACTCCTGAGGAGGAAGCCGAAGTCCGGGCCAAGTACTCTTGGGCCTTCGAGAATCCTTAG